The Girardinichthys multiradiatus isolate DD_20200921_A chromosome 6, DD_fGirMul_XY1, whole genome shotgun sequence genome window below encodes:
- the thap4 gene encoding THAP domain-containing protein 4 isoform X4 → MTSPANGTAAVELNPVLLPLSWLLGTWGSDEPGEGTYPSIKPFRYTEKLHFSHVGQPVINFMFNAFHAESNKPLHRECGFIRVQQGTNRVAFVIAQNSGLVEIEEGELTGNQLKLQTQSLGRISFAKEPHVQQICRVLQLRPDGKLEQTVSMATDNQSLTQHLHITYSRSC, encoded by the exons ATGACGTCTCCCGCTAACGGCACCG CAGCAGTGGAGCTGAATCCCGTCCTCCTGCCTCTCAGCTGGCTGCTGGGTACCTGGGGGAGCGATGAACCCGGAGAAGGAACCTACCCATCCATAAAACCTTTCCGCTACACAGAGAAACTGCACTTCAGCCATGTGGGGCAACCAGTCATCAACTTTAT GTTTAATGCATTTCATGCTGAGTCCAATAAGCCTCTACACAGAGAATGTGGCTTTATACGAGTCCAGCAGGGGACCAACAGAGTGGCCTTTGTCATCGCACAGAACTCAG GTCTGGTGGAGATTGAAGAGGGGGAGCTGACAGGAAATCAGCTAAAACTGCAGACCCAAAGTCTGGGTAGAATCTCTTTTGCCAAAGAGCCCCATGTACAACAG ATTTGCCGAGTCTTGCAGCTTCGACCAGATGGGAAGCTGGAGCAGACCGTTTCCATGGCAACAGACAACCAGTCACTCACTCAGCACTTGCACATTACTTACAGCCGGTCATGTTGA
- the thap4 gene encoding THAP domain-containing protein 4 isoform X5, which yields MTSPANGTAVELNPVLLPLSWLLGTWGSDEPGEGTYPSIKPFRYTEKLHFSHVGQPVINFMFNAFHAESNKPLHRECGFIRVQQGTNRVAFVIAQNSGLVEIEEGELTGNQLKLQTQSLGRISFAKEPHVQQICRVLQLRPDGKLEQTVSMATDNQSLTQHLHITYSRSC from the exons ATGACGTCTCCCGCTAACGGCACCG CAGTGGAGCTGAATCCCGTCCTCCTGCCTCTCAGCTGGCTGCTGGGTACCTGGGGGAGCGATGAACCCGGAGAAGGAACCTACCCATCCATAAAACCTTTCCGCTACACAGAGAAACTGCACTTCAGCCATGTGGGGCAACCAGTCATCAACTTTAT GTTTAATGCATTTCATGCTGAGTCCAATAAGCCTCTACACAGAGAATGTGGCTTTATACGAGTCCAGCAGGGGACCAACAGAGTGGCCTTTGTCATCGCACAGAACTCAG GTCTGGTGGAGATTGAAGAGGGGGAGCTGACAGGAAATCAGCTAAAACTGCAGACCCAAAGTCTGGGTAGAATCTCTTTTGCCAAAGAGCCCCATGTACAACAG ATTTGCCGAGTCTTGCAGCTTCGACCAGATGGGAAGCTGGAGCAGACCGTTTCCATGGCAACAGACAACCAGTCACTCACTCAGCACTTGCACATTACTTACAGCCGGTCATGTTGA
- the thap4 gene encoding THAP domain-containing protein 4 isoform X1: MGLYTASLKCFLVFTTPESNEWFIIRPLQKFNCTATGTDLKHAGHQHFRDWSYWRTHHLDSNIYSISAVELNPVLLPLSWLLGTWGSDEPGEGTYPSIKPFRYTEKLHFSHVGQPVINFMFNAFHAESNKPLHRECGFIRVQQGTNRVAFVIAQNSGLVEIEEGELTGNQLKLQTQSLGRISFAKEPHVQQICRVLQLRPDGKLEQTVSMATDNQSLTQHLHITYSRSC; encoded by the exons ATGGGCCTGTACACTGCAAGTTTGAAATGTTTCCTTGTTTTTacaacacctgaatcaaatgagtGGTTCATTATTAGGCCTCTGCAGAAGTTTAATTGTACAGCAACAGGGACAGATCTAAAGCATGCAGGGCACCAGCATTTTAGGGACTGGAGTTATTGGAGGACTCATCATTTAGATAGCAATATTTATAGCATAT CAGCAGTGGAGCTGAATCCCGTCCTCCTGCCTCTCAGCTGGCTGCTGGGTACCTGGGGGAGCGATGAACCCGGAGAAGGAACCTACCCATCCATAAAACCTTTCCGCTACACAGAGAAACTGCACTTCAGCCATGTGGGGCAACCAGTCATCAACTTTAT GTTTAATGCATTTCATGCTGAGTCCAATAAGCCTCTACACAGAGAATGTGGCTTTATACGAGTCCAGCAGGGGACCAACAGAGTGGCCTTTGTCATCGCACAGAACTCAG GTCTGGTGGAGATTGAAGAGGGGGAGCTGACAGGAAATCAGCTAAAACTGCAGACCCAAAGTCTGGGTAGAATCTCTTTTGCCAAAGAGCCCCATGTACAACAG ATTTGCCGAGTCTTGCAGCTTCGACCAGATGGGAAGCTGGAGCAGACCGTTTCCATGGCAACAGACAACCAGTCACTCACTCAGCACTTGCACATTACTTACAGCCGGTCATGTTGA
- the thap4 gene encoding THAP domain-containing protein 4 isoform X2, protein MSFLSTYSYSVSVTCLIHSLILPASIPLPCFSGSKFYRGLPIIYSLKSAAVELNPVLLPLSWLLGTWGSDEPGEGTYPSIKPFRYTEKLHFSHVGQPVINFMFNAFHAESNKPLHRECGFIRVQQGTNRVAFVIAQNSGLVEIEEGELTGNQLKLQTQSLGRISFAKEPHVQQICRVLQLRPDGKLEQTVSMATDNQSLTQHLHITYSRSC, encoded by the exons ATGAGCTTTTTGTCCACCTACTCATACTCAGTCTCTGTTACTTGTTTGATTCACTCGTTAATCCTTCCAGCCAGTATTCCCCTACCCTGTTTCTCAGGGTCCAAGTTCTACAGAGGCCTGCCAATAATCTACTCATTGAAATCAG CAGCAGTGGAGCTGAATCCCGTCCTCCTGCCTCTCAGCTGGCTGCTGGGTACCTGGGGGAGCGATGAACCCGGAGAAGGAACCTACCCATCCATAAAACCTTTCCGCTACACAGAGAAACTGCACTTCAGCCATGTGGGGCAACCAGTCATCAACTTTAT GTTTAATGCATTTCATGCTGAGTCCAATAAGCCTCTACACAGAGAATGTGGCTTTATACGAGTCCAGCAGGGGACCAACAGAGTGGCCTTTGTCATCGCACAGAACTCAG GTCTGGTGGAGATTGAAGAGGGGGAGCTGACAGGAAATCAGCTAAAACTGCAGACCCAAAGTCTGGGTAGAATCTCTTTTGCCAAAGAGCCCCATGTACAACAG ATTTGCCGAGTCTTGCAGCTTCGACCAGATGGGAAGCTGGAGCAGACCGTTTCCATGGCAACAGACAACCAGTCACTCACTCAGCACTTGCACATTACTTACAGCCGGTCATGTTGA
- the thap4 gene encoding THAP domain-containing protein 4 isoform X3, translating to MSFLSTYSYSVSVTCLIHSLILPASIPLPCFSGSKFYRGLPIIYSLKSAVELNPVLLPLSWLLGTWGSDEPGEGTYPSIKPFRYTEKLHFSHVGQPVINFMFNAFHAESNKPLHRECGFIRVQQGTNRVAFVIAQNSGLVEIEEGELTGNQLKLQTQSLGRISFAKEPHVQQICRVLQLRPDGKLEQTVSMATDNQSLTQHLHITYSRSC from the exons ATGAGCTTTTTGTCCACCTACTCATACTCAGTCTCTGTTACTTGTTTGATTCACTCGTTAATCCTTCCAGCCAGTATTCCCCTACCCTGTTTCTCAGGGTCCAAGTTCTACAGAGGCCTGCCAATAATCTACTCATTGAAATCAG CAGTGGAGCTGAATCCCGTCCTCCTGCCTCTCAGCTGGCTGCTGGGTACCTGGGGGAGCGATGAACCCGGAGAAGGAACCTACCCATCCATAAAACCTTTCCGCTACACAGAGAAACTGCACTTCAGCCATGTGGGGCAACCAGTCATCAACTTTAT GTTTAATGCATTTCATGCTGAGTCCAATAAGCCTCTACACAGAGAATGTGGCTTTATACGAGTCCAGCAGGGGACCAACAGAGTGGCCTTTGTCATCGCACAGAACTCAG GTCTGGTGGAGATTGAAGAGGGGGAGCTGACAGGAAATCAGCTAAAACTGCAGACCCAAAGTCTGGGTAGAATCTCTTTTGCCAAAGAGCCCCATGTACAACAG ATTTGCCGAGTCTTGCAGCTTCGACCAGATGGGAAGCTGGAGCAGACCGTTTCCATGGCAACAGACAACCAGTCACTCACTCAGCACTTGCACATTACTTACAGCCGGTCATGTTGA